A window from Fibrobacter sp. encodes these proteins:
- a CDS encoding M23 family metallopeptidase, producing the protein MQKKVLDSLYKQGGLTLFAFPGESEIPLETLQNCALALNAGARFVIVDFSGKMSLKGNAPFSVTDLLQGILEKNVLDKLNSCESGWLISGIKALPKDDDQFRNLYHNIQQIKPHCPQIVGILPQEVSDEEAHYMSLLGRLLVVDSDSIEDASIFIEDGKSIREIPLLWKIPVPPNKKRFPNAFHAVKRSESMYKEIRKCNWEKTPSDFARILESIHKIQILRKNPLDGIPNVFRKFFPLILLLVIAIPFLFVTTISPEISNNRDRIHERDKLSVAPSFEYTFDGKESMQRIARYAIGRFNALITNEKMIAQYVDVTMDENGYERDSWEKNNFNIPPEGTIIKFSRPDFFDKTASDSIGAAWKYWTSIVSDSVSYLTEFYHANASTTQRQHNGIDLASRFGARILAPFAAKAWTSRDERGGVIIGLVREKDVIIFMHCDKLLYLDGQEVMAGDPIATVGTTGHTTGPHAHVVTGLIDKNGPKTIGNVHYKVIDPIQWFYMFKPNSP; encoded by the coding sequence ATGCAGAAAAAGGTTCTGGACTCCCTTTACAAGCAAGGTGGTCTAACCCTTTTCGCCTTCCCCGGCGAATCGGAAATTCCCTTGGAAACCTTGCAAAACTGTGCGCTGGCACTTAACGCCGGCGCCCGTTTTGTTATTGTGGATTTTTCCGGCAAGATGAGCCTCAAGGGCAACGCCCCGTTCTCCGTCACCGACTTGCTGCAGGGCATTCTCGAAAAGAACGTCCTAGACAAGCTAAACTCATGCGAGAGCGGTTGGCTTATCTCTGGAATCAAGGCTCTCCCGAAGGACGACGACCAGTTCAGAAACCTTTATCACAACATCCAGCAGATAAAGCCGCACTGCCCCCAGATTGTAGGCATCCTCCCCCAGGAAGTTTCGGATGAGGAAGCCCATTACATGAGCCTGCTGGGAAGGCTACTCGTTGTCGACAGCGACAGCATCGAAGACGCATCCATCTTTATCGAAGATGGAAAATCAATCCGCGAAATTCCATTACTCTGGAAGATTCCCGTACCTCCAAACAAGAAACGCTTTCCCAACGCATTCCATGCGGTAAAGAGAAGCGAATCCATGTACAAGGAAATCCGCAAGTGCAACTGGGAGAAAACTCCTTCCGATTTCGCGAGAATTCTGGAATCCATCCATAAGATCCAGATTTTAAGGAAGAATCCCCTAGACGGCATTCCCAATGTATTCAGGAAGTTCTTCCCCCTGATACTCCTCCTGGTCATAGCCATACCCTTCCTTTTCGTAACGACCATCAGTCCCGAGATTTCAAACAACCGAGACCGCATCCACGAAAGGGACAAACTTTCCGTAGCACCTTCCTTCGAATATACTTTTGACGGAAAGGAGAGCATGCAGCGTATCGCCCGCTACGCCATTGGCCGATTCAACGCATTGATTACCAACGAAAAGATGATCGCCCAGTATGTTGATGTCACCATGGACGAAAACGGCTACGAGAGAGACAGCTGGGAAAAGAACAACTTCAACATTCCCCCCGAGGGAACAATCATCAAGTTCTCCCGTCCCGATTTCTTTGACAAGACCGCATCCGATTCCATCGGTGCCGCATGGAAGTACTGGACATCCATCGTCTCCGATAGCGTCAGCTACCTGACTGAATTTTACCACGCCAACGCAAGCACAACGCAACGCCAGCACAATGGCATCGACCTGGCAAGCCGCTTTGGAGCAAGAATTCTCGCGCCCTTTGCCGCCAAGGCTTGGACAAGTCGCGATGAACGTGGGGGCGTCATCATTGGTCTTGTCCGCGAAAAGGACGTAATCATATTCATGCACTGCGACAAGCTTCTCTACCTTGATGGCCAGGAAGTCATGGCTGGCGACCCGATCGCAACCGTTGGAACAACAGGCCACACCACCGGGCCTCACGCCCACGTGGTAACGGGTCTAATCGACAAGAACGGACCTAAGACCATCGGCAATGTACACTACAAGGTGATAGATCCTATCCAGTGGTTCTACATGTTCAAGCCCAACAGTCCATAG
- a CDS encoding glycoside hydrolase family 5 protein → MKFKHFGLFAALPLLAMTACSDDSSSSGNNVVDQPVVDSLQNPIPGYTDPNVNPGTTIPGGTVTQPGVTDPGIGGNGGSTVVDDPTTEPEVNIADTPISEDEKKDDGTGSVNSLAFSIKGVAEGPFLEGSTVKVSSVDIKTMAPTTEAASSKVSSKLGGYSASGNLTSAVASIEVNGKFLNTSTGETNGTTTMKAYVDLRDRSSANVNLLTTLEYDRIQYLVSQKGLSFTAAKSRAHKEVLAAMGFVQDSTQFEDISIYNRNAAAVNLLAITVVSITERSVTDFNAAVASIAADIALDGKWDDMSLKASLADFAYTLDIGYPKFVIEDWNNNADIEYFKGMSDYFWAEQYGLGSCGPKNQNEIKPNANTVSVNASSMFLCVDSAWQVASDKYLANYLATQLFGACTESNAGDMKANAEGNYFVCKKSLWAVATDADMKSMEIASSKGACNATSEGKVVSHESAYYMCISSTWTKLAKTPVDYSKGRAMNKKLGRGVNFGNSWDAPGTGDGAWSNPIGDGDFAAVKSAGFNSVRLPVRWSAGVDAQLNGVKEDVQLALKAGLTVIVNSHHHDNLYSAAKNGNFDGALQNFANEWKKVAQAFDSFPDDALVFEIFNEPHDMTQDQVNKIMTTGYNAIRSVSKGKTIMFESNGYAKFAMIPKLDLPNDGNIIVTGHYYEPYTFTHQGHGYDCNGNAKDGISAMPGHFSSYYEEIALTFPDINGGTVPINMGEFGVANKGSCSAISDAKREAWTDAVVAQAEKYGMSWHYWCYKNCGGFEASNGGSWHGNMLNVFKKYFK, encoded by the coding sequence ATGAAATTTAAACATTTTGGCTTGTTTGCTGCTTTACCCCTACTGGCCATGACTGCTTGTTCCGACGACTCGTCCTCTTCTGGCAACAATGTTGTTGACCAGCCTGTCGTAGATTCCCTTCAAAACCCGATTCCGGGATATACAGATCCGAACGTCAATCCGGGAACGACAATCCCTGGCGGTACAGTGACACAGCCTGGTGTTACTGATCCTGGTATTGGTGGCAACGGAGGTTCCACTGTTGTGGATGACCCGACTACAGAACCTGAAGTAAATATTGCAGATACCCCGATTTCTGAAGATGAAAAGAAGGATGACGGAACGGGATCCGTTAATTCCCTTGCTTTTAGCATCAAAGGTGTTGCCGAAGGTCCCTTCCTTGAAGGCTCCACAGTGAAGGTTTCCAGTGTCGACATTAAGACAATGGCTCCCACAACTGAGGCCGCATCCAGCAAGGTCTCTAGCAAGCTCGGTGGTTACTCTGCTTCTGGCAACCTGACTTCTGCAGTCGCAAGCATCGAAGTCAATGGTAAGTTCCTGAATACATCCACAGGTGAAACCAACGGAACTACCACCATGAAGGCCTATGTTGACCTTCGTGATCGCTCCTCTGCCAATGTAAACCTTCTGACCACCCTGGAATACGACCGTATTCAGTACCTGGTTTCTCAGAAGGGTTTGAGCTTCACTGCTGCTAAGTCTCGCGCCCATAAGGAAGTTTTGGCTGCCATGGGCTTTGTTCAGGACTCAACCCAGTTTGAAGATATCTCCATTTACAATAGGAATGCTGCCGCAGTCAACCTGTTGGCAATCACCGTTGTTTCCATTACAGAACGTTCTGTAACAGATTTCAATGCTGCTGTTGCATCCATTGCCGCTGATATTGCGTTGGATGGTAAGTGGGACGACATGTCTCTCAAGGCTAGCCTGGCTGACTTTGCCTATACACTGGACATCGGCTATCCCAAGTTCGTTATCGAAGACTGGAATAATAACGCCGATATCGAATACTTCAAGGGTATGTCCGACTACTTCTGGGCTGAACAGTATGGCCTGGGTTCCTGCGGTCCGAAAAACCAAAACGAAATCAAGCCGAATGCCAATACGGTCAGTGTCAACGCTTCCAGCATGTTCCTGTGTGTTGACTCTGCATGGCAGGTCGCATCTGATAAGTATCTTGCAAACTACCTTGCTACACAGCTCTTTGGCGCCTGCACTGAAAGTAACGCTGGTGACATGAAGGCCAATGCTGAAGGTAACTACTTTGTCTGTAAGAAGAGCCTTTGGGCTGTAGCAACCGATGCTGACATGAAGAGCATGGAAATTGCATCTTCTAAGGGTGCTTGTAATGCAACAAGCGAAGGCAAGGTTGTATCCCACGAATCCGCCTACTACATGTGCATATCTTCCACCTGGACCAAGCTTGCAAAGACTCCTGTGGATTACTCCAAGGGTCGTGCCATGAACAAGAAACTCGGTCGAGGCGTGAACTTCGGTAACTCCTGGGATGCTCCGGGTACTGGTGATGGTGCATGGAGCAATCCTATTGGTGATGGTGACTTTGCTGCTGTCAAGTCTGCTGGCTTCAACTCTGTCCGTCTTCCGGTTCGTTGGTCGGCTGGTGTAGATGCCCAGCTTAACGGCGTTAAGGAAGACGTTCAGTTGGCATTGAAGGCTGGCCTTACAGTGATTGTCAACAGCCATCATCATGACAATCTTTATTCTGCTGCAAAGAATGGCAATTTCGATGGTGCACTTCAGAATTTCGCCAATGAATGGAAGAAGGTGGCTCAGGCCTTTGATTCCTTCCCGGATGACGCCCTTGTCTTTGAAATCTTCAACGAACCTCATGACATGACCCAGGATCAGGTGAACAAGATCATGACCACGGGCTACAATGCGATTCGTTCTGTATCTAAGGGCAAGACCATCATGTTTGAATCCAATGGCTATGCAAAGTTTGCCATGATTCCCAAGCTGGATCTTCCCAATGATGGCAATATCATTGTGACTGGCCATTACTACGAACCCTATACTTTCACTCATCAGGGCCATGGTTACGACTGCAATGGTAATGCGAAGGATGGCATTAGCGCAATGCCTGGCCACTTCTCCAGCTACTATGAAGAAATCGCCCTTACCTTCCCGGATATCAATGGTGGTACCGTGCCTATCAATATGGGCGAATTCGGTGTTGCCAACAAGGGTAGTTGCTCTGCTATTTCCGATGCAAAGCGTGAAGCTTGGACCGACGCCGTGGTGGCACAGGCCGAAAAGTACGGTATGAGCTGGCACTATTGGTGCTACAAGAACTGCGGTGGCTTCGAAGCTTCCAATGGCGGTTCCTGGCACGGCAACATGCTGAACGTCTTCAAGAAGTACTTCAAGTAG
- a CDS encoding 3-isopropylmalate dehydratase small subunit — protein sequence MNSIDIVKGSGVPVRGNDIDTDRIIPARFLKCVTFEGLGANAFADDIAGLEAQGKVHPFRDQAYKNGTILVSNQNFGCGSSREHAPQALKRWGIKAIIAESYSEIFFGNCVALGVPCYKVDHATADKILAWIEANPSKELETSTDKRTLKLGDETIALTLADGPRGQFLDGSWNARSALQANADKVQELAAKL from the coding sequence ATGAATTCTATTGACATCGTTAAAGGTTCCGGCGTTCCTGTTCGCGGTAACGACATCGATACCGACCGTATCATTCCGGCTCGCTTCCTCAAGTGCGTGACCTTCGAAGGTCTTGGCGCAAACGCTTTCGCCGACGACATCGCAGGCCTCGAAGCACAGGGCAAGGTTCACCCCTTCCGTGACCAGGCCTACAAGAACGGCACCATCCTGGTTTCCAACCAGAACTTCGGTTGCGGTTCCAGCCGCGAACACGCTCCGCAGGCTCTGAAGCGCTGGGGCATCAAGGCCATCATCGCTGAAAGCTACTCCGAAATTTTCTTCGGCAACTGCGTCGCCCTGGGCGTTCCCTGCTACAAGGTAGACCACGCTACCGCCGACAAGATTCTCGCATGGATCGAAGCAAACCCCTCCAAGGAATTGGAAACCAGCACCGACAAGCGCACCCTGAAGCTGGGCGACGAAACCATCGCCCTCACTTTGGCTGATGGCCCTCGCGGTCAGTTCCTGGACGGTTCCTGGAACGCTCGCTCCGCCCTCCAGGCTAACGCCGACAAGGTGCAGGAACTTGCAGCAAAGCT
- the leuC gene encoding 3-isopropylmalate dehydratase large subunit: MGKSLYQKIFESHTVAKLPSGQCQLFIGLHLCHEVTSPQAFASLREDGTKVLFPERTFATVDHIIPTTFPERNRPLQDGISEEMFSHIEKNTESNGIKFFGPKTCEQGVIHIVGPEEGVTQPGMTVACGDSHTATHGAFGAIAFGIGTSQVADVLATQTLAMSPLKTRRINFTGTLKAGVTAKDVALAYIAKLGVNGGVGYAYEFAGPVIEAMSMEGRMTICNMAIEGGARVGYCNPDEKTFEFLKGKPYAPKADKWDEAVAYWKSVATDADAQFDDEIEINCDNLEPMVTWGITPAQAIQLNDNMPKISEFEGSEKKVISEAYEYMGWEEGGKMIGTPIDIAFVGSCTNGRLSDLQAAAEIIKGHKVADTVKMWVVPGSMKIKVEAEALGLDKIFKDAGAEWREAGCSLCLAMNPDKLKGRQVSASSSNRNFKGRQGSPTGRTILMSPAMVAAAAIEGKVTDVRKYIK, translated from the coding sequence ATGGGAAAATCATTATACCAGAAAATTTTCGAAAGCCACACTGTTGCTAAGCTCCCCAGCGGCCAGTGCCAGCTTTTCATCGGTCTCCACCTCTGCCACGAAGTGACCAGCCCCCAGGCTTTCGCTTCCCTTCGTGAAGATGGCACCAAGGTGCTGTTCCCCGAACGCACCTTCGCTACCGTTGACCACATTATTCCCACCACTTTCCCGGAACGTAACCGCCCCCTCCAGGACGGCATTTCCGAAGAAATGTTCTCCCATATCGAAAAGAACACCGAAAGTAACGGCATCAAGTTCTTTGGTCCCAAGACCTGCGAACAGGGCGTGATCCACATCGTTGGCCCGGAAGAAGGCGTGACCCAGCCGGGTATGACCGTCGCTTGCGGTGACTCCCATACCGCTACCCACGGTGCCTTCGGCGCAATCGCCTTCGGTATCGGTACTAGCCAGGTGGCAGACGTTCTCGCTACCCAGACTTTGGCCATGAGCCCCCTCAAGACCCGCCGCATCAACTTCACCGGCACCTTGAAGGCTGGCGTTACCGCTAAGGACGTAGCACTTGCCTACATTGCAAAGCTTGGCGTGAACGGCGGCGTTGGCTACGCTTACGAATTTGCAGGCCCGGTTATCGAAGCTATGAGCATGGAAGGCCGTATGACCATCTGTAACATGGCTATCGAAGGCGGCGCACGCGTTGGCTACTGCAACCCCGACGAAAAGACTTTCGAATTCCTGAAGGGCAAGCCCTACGCTCCCAAGGCAGACAAGTGGGATGAAGCTGTTGCCTACTGGAAGTCCGTGGCTACCGACGCCGACGCACAGTTCGACGACGAAATCGAAATCAACTGCGACAACCTGGAACCCATGGTGACCTGGGGTATCACTCCGGCACAGGCAATCCAGCTCAACGACAACATGCCGAAGATTTCTGAATTCGAAGGCTCCGAAAAGAAGGTCATCTCCGAAGCTTATGAATACATGGGCTGGGAAGAAGGTGGCAAGATGATCGGCACCCCCATCGACATCGCCTTCGTAGGCTCCTGCACCAACGGTCGTTTGTCCGACCTCCAGGCCGCAGCAGAAATCATCAAGGGCCACAAGGTTGCCGACACCGTCAAGATGTGGGTCGTTCCTGGTTCCATGAAGATCAAGGTGGAAGCAGAAGCTCTCGGTCTCGACAAGATCTTCAAGGATGCTGGTGCAGAATGGCGTGAAGCCGGCTGCTCTCTCTGCCTTGCCATGAACCCGGATAAGCTGAAGGGCCGCCAGGTAAGTGCATCTTCCAGCAACCGTAACTTCAAGGGCCGTCAGGGCTCCCCCACTGGCCGTACCATTTTGATGAGCCCCGCCATGGTTGCAGCTGCTGCAATCGAAGGCAAGGTCACCGACGTCCGCAAGTACATCAAGTAA